TCCGTCAAGCATGGCAACGCGAACTGAGTCGATAAAACGATTGAATCCCAATACACCCATTGATCATGCGCTTATTAACGCATATCAATTGGACGAAATCTGTGACTCATTCGAAAACCATTGGAAGTCAGGATCTCCGCCTGAAATATCCCAATTTGTCAGCAATGTTTCCCTGACAAGCATGGAAACGTTGCTGCCTGATTTGATTCGAGTCGATGTGGCTTATCGACTGCAGCGAGGCGATCGAGTTACGCTTGATGCCTATCTCCAGCAATTTCCAAATTGTGCTGAGACCTTACTTTCGTTGAGGCGAGAACTGAAGGCCAACCATATCGAGGCCTCGATCCCTAGGAGTCTCGGTCATTATCAGTTGTTGCAATGTATAGGTGAAGGTGGCTTTGGATCGGTCTGGAAGGCCCGGGATACAACACTGGGGCGCGTCGTTGCGATCAAGCTATTGCGAAACGCATTGGCAGGTCCTCAAGAACAGCGCCAGTTTGAAAGAGAAGCCCAATCGCTGGCTAGGTTGCAGCATCCCAATATCGTTACGATCCATGAGTTTGGCTACTGCGATGGGTTCCCCTTTCTCGTATCGGAGTTCATCGAAGGGACCACATTATCGGCGCTTATCAAGTCAGGGAAGGTCGATCCTCGCCAAGCTGCTCGGATTGCCTTGGTGTTGGCAGATGCATTAAGTCACTTGCATGCGAAGGGAGTGGTGCATCGTGATCTAAAGCCGGACAACATTTTGTTCGACAAGAGAGGCAACCCACTGATTGCCGACTTTGGTCTTGCCAAGTGCGTTGATTCTGACGGTGGAACAACGTTCGTTCGCGATGGCGAGATTGTCGGCACCTTGGCCTATATGAGCCCTGAACAAGCGCAAGGCCAAACTGATCGAGTTAATGCAACGACCGATATCTACGCGCTGGGAGTGATTCTCTACGAGATGCTGACCGGGAGGAAACCGTTTCCCGGCAAAGGGAAGCGGGTGCTACAGGAGATCGTGGCGACCGAGCCGCGGGAACCACACCGGATTGACCGAGCCATTGCAATCGATCTGAGTGAAATCTGCTTGAAGTGCTTGGCCAAGGAGCAGGCAGTTCGATATGTGAAAGCGGCGCAGTTGAGCGCCGACTTGCAGAACTTTCTGGATGGTCGCCCGGTAATCGCTCGGCAAGCAACGCCACTGGAAAGGGCGCGACGCTGGATGCAGCGGATGCGCAGACGGACACTCTCAAGTGCGCCTAGTCTCACGGCGACGATCATAATAGGGGCAATCCTGGTAGCGGGCATGTCGTGGTACGCCATGCTCGGAGCAACAGCGGCCGAATCGGAGAATATGGTCGTCTCGCTTGACACCATGCCTACGGGAGCCGAAGTTGTCTTCTATCCTCTGGATCCAATTTCCCAACTGCCGCAGCCAAAAGCGGCTATCTATGCTCCCAATACGACGCCGATTTTACTGGACCTGTCGCCAGGTGATTACCTGGTGGTCGCCCATGTCAGCGACGACCTGTTCCACGAGGTCTATCGGCGAGTACCTGGCAAGAAAGAGTCCCCCGGTGGATTTGGTAGTCCGTACGAACATTTGCGTTGGAAATCGATCTCAAATGGGCATATCGAACTCCCCGAGATTCAGCTGTTCTCAACCCAAAAGCTAGTGCAAGGAATGGCGCCCGTCGAGGGAAGTGAAGCATTCCTGATGGGAAGCCTGGGTGAATCGCTATGCCCTCAACATCAGCGCCGGATGCCCTCCTTTTATATGGATGTGAAAGAAGTGAACGTGGCGACCTATCGTCAGTTGTCCCACGGAAATCGACTTCCTGCCGATGGACGTTACCAGGCAGTTCCGGATGACTGGGCAATGACGTTGACCTGGGACAATGCTGTTCACCGCGCCGAACAACTGGGTAAGCGTTTGCCTAGCGAAGGGGAATACGAGTATGCGGCGACGTTGGCAGGTTCCGTCGAATTTCCCTGGCAACATGATATGAATGCGGATCTCGCCGTATTGTTTTCTCCCCGCACGCAGTTTGGACCAGTAGGAACTCCGGTGCAGGATTTCGTCAAAACGGATCCACCGATCTATGGCCTCTGCTCAAATGTAGCGGAGTGGACGATGACAGACATCTCGGCGTTGTATCCAGGCCAACAGAAGCTCAGCGATCCTGCCGTCAATATGGTGAATACTGAATTTACGAAGAACAAGGTGGTCCGGGGCGGAGACTGGAACGTTGCGGTCAAAGGAAAGGCCGTGGTGAACGAGCAAGCACGCTCACCACGGCGGCGTTTGGGGCTGGCCTCCAGCGTCCTAGGCCATGGCGTAGGTTTCCGAGGAGTACGCAGTGCGAGTCCCAGGTTGGTACCGGACGACTTTGAATCTCCGCTGCCTGAACATGACACCGGATCAGACTTGTCGCCTACTTCTCTTTCATCAGCAGCAAAACACTGAAACCTTCTCCCAGGTTAACGCGAAACGCATGCGCGCCTTTGAGTCGCGTCACTTCGCTTTCCGAAAAGGAAACAACGTCAAATGCCGCTTGTTCCATTTTTGAAGGTTCTTCCGCCAACTCAAGCGCGACGAAAAAATGATCATGATCGCAGGGTGAAGTGCGAGCCGGATCGATCCCAAAAACCTTGTAGTAAGTAGGGTTTTGCCTTGATGGCGTATATTTCAGAAGCACCTCCCTAGTATGGCCAGGGACCGGGGCCTTTCGACTGGAGGCCCGCGCACGTCCCGCTGGAATCCGATTGGTAAGTCGCTCGGTACCATACCGGTCTACCGGATCAGTGACGATCATCTCGTGATCCAAGGAAATCCCTTCCGCCAGCCCATTGAAGGTGCAGTCGCCCACACTACAAACGAATGAAAACTCGCAGGCCCCATCGCAAAGCTCTGGCCAGCTGGGATAGTCGCCAATCAGATAGTCTGCCTGAGGATCATCGTCGCAAGTTTCAAAGTAGTAGGCGTCGTATAGCGTCAGCAATTGCCCTGAGCTGGGCTCAACCACTTGAAGAATTGGCTGTTGAGGGCAGATCTGTTCGCCTGACATCGCGACAGTTTTCGCTTCGCCATCTGTTTGCGCCGTGCCACCACTTTTCATTGCTGGCGTTGGTTGCTGCGAGAACACAGGGACAATGCCCAGCAGTCCGAGCACAATTGCCAAAGACAAACCAAGTTTCATCTTCTTCATATAAGCCCTTTCCCCTCAAGTCATTTACCAGTTACATAAGAACATCCAAACAATCTCATTAATTGAGTGAGATTCATTCGTCACAGCACCAAAAATAATTTGAGAACCTCTGCCTCCTGACTACGACTCTGCGGTCTGCTGTCAAGAAATCGTGATTCAACGAGTGTGAGTCAAGTTAGTGCGATCTATACCCGAACAATGTTTCAATTCAAATTGGCGATGACTTCTCCATCGTCACGGGCTGATAAACTCTTGAGAGTCCAAAGTTCGATGGCCTCACTGACGAAGGAACACGAACCGTCAAGCTTCAATGCTTGAACGCCCCCAGGATGCAACGAGTTGAGTGGGTTGTTCGCACCATGACCGTTGTGGATTCCTGGCTGACCATAACGACTATTTGGCGCATAGCGAATGGTCGTAAGATTGAAGGCCGGCGGTGGCGGATTGCTGCCTCCAGCGGGGTTGGTCATATTCGGGGGCGTTCCAACTGCAAGGGTGCCAGTTATCCAACTTTGAGGGTACGCACCATCGACACGATAGCTGGCTTGAGCATCATCGAAGGCATAATTGGATGTCTCACCTACGCAGATAACATTACTAGTTCCATCCGTAGCATCTCGCATACGTGTGGCTGCGTTGGGAATCAGGATTCCGTCGGCCGACATCTGTCCGTCTGGAGACGAAACGCAGCAAACGCTGACTCGGTTAACTGGAAAACTATCGTCGGAACTTGCCCCAGAGATGCCCACATAGGATGGCGACAGGTGGTTATTTGGTGATAACGTTCCGATCTTGATCAGCTCTGGAAGCGTCGTGGAAGGGCAGCGATATACCGAAATCACCACTCCTTCTAAAGCCGACCCATTGCTAGAGCCGATCGGAGGGGGAAAGCCGACCAGTCCGTTGTTGATTGACTTCTGGTCGATCAAGCTGTGTACGTTGCCTTGCTCGAGTTGAGGAAGCAAACCCGTCAGCCAGCTTAGCCCGTAACCTTGACGTCGCTGGGCGCCGCAAGGAAATTGCCGGTTAGCGTCGTGATATATATGTAGAGCTAGCCCTACCTGCTTCAGATTGCTGGAACATTGCGTTCTACGGCTTGCCTCGCGGGCTTGCTGGACCGCAGACAAAAGCAGTCCAACAAGCAGTCCGATGATCGCAATAGAAACCAATAGTTCGACCAATGTAAAACCGGCGACATGCGAATTA
The nucleotide sequence above comes from Blastopirellula sp. J2-11. Encoded proteins:
- a CDS encoding DUF1559 domain-containing protein gives rise to the protein MRSNSHVAGFTLVELLVSIAIIGLLVGLLLSAVQQAREASRRTQCSSNLKQVGLALHIYHDANRQFPCGAQRRQGYGLSWLTGLLPQLEQGNVHSLIDQKSINNGLVGFPPPIGSSNGSALEGVVISVYRCPSTTLPELIKIGTLSPNNHLSPSYVGISGASSDDSFPVNRVSVCCVSSPDGQMSADGILIPNAATRMRDATDGTSNVICVGETSNYAFDDAQASYRVDGAYPQSWITGTLAVGTPPNMTNPAGGSNPPPPAFNLTTIRYAPNSRYGQPGIHNGHGANNPLNSLHPGGVQALKLDGSCSFVSEAIELWTLKSLSARDDGEVIANLN
- a CDS encoding bifunctional serine/threonine-protein kinase/formylglycine-generating enzyme family protein; amino-acid sequence: MATRTESIKRLNPNTPIDHALINAYQLDEICDSFENHWKSGSPPEISQFVSNVSLTSMETLLPDLIRVDVAYRLQRGDRVTLDAYLQQFPNCAETLLSLRRELKANHIEASIPRSLGHYQLLQCIGEGGFGSVWKARDTTLGRVVAIKLLRNALAGPQEQRQFEREAQSLARLQHPNIVTIHEFGYCDGFPFLVSEFIEGTTLSALIKSGKVDPRQAARIALVLADALSHLHAKGVVHRDLKPDNILFDKRGNPLIADFGLAKCVDSDGGTTFVRDGEIVGTLAYMSPEQAQGQTDRVNATTDIYALGVILYEMLTGRKPFPGKGKRVLQEIVATEPREPHRIDRAIAIDLSEICLKCLAKEQAVRYVKAAQLSADLQNFLDGRPVIARQATPLERARRWMQRMRRRTLSSAPSLTATIIIGAILVAGMSWYAMLGATAAESENMVVSLDTMPTGAEVVFYPLDPISQLPQPKAAIYAPNTTPILLDLSPGDYLVVAHVSDDLFHEVYRRVPGKKESPGGFGSPYEHLRWKSISNGHIELPEIQLFSTQKLVQGMAPVEGSEAFLMGSLGESLCPQHQRRMPSFYMDVKEVNVATYRQLSHGNRLPADGRYQAVPDDWAMTLTWDNAVHRAEQLGKRLPSEGEYEYAATLAGSVEFPWQHDMNADLAVLFSPRTQFGPVGTPVQDFVKTDPPIYGLCSNVAEWTMTDISALYPGQQKLSDPAVNMVNTEFTKNKVVRGGDWNVAVKGKAVVNEQARSPRRRLGLASSVLGHGVGFRGVRSASPRLVPDDFESPLPEHDTGSDLSPTSLSSAAKH